The following proteins come from a genomic window of Microtus ochrogaster isolate Prairie Vole_2 chromosome 7, MicOch1.0, whole genome shotgun sequence:
- the Pdia2 gene encoding protein disulfide-isomerase A2, which produces MDGRLLPVLLLLLGVSGPWGQGQEPEGPSEVLPEESTGEEVPTDDGILVLSHNTLSQALQEHPALMVEFYAPWCGHCKALAPEYSKAAALLAAESAPVTLAKVDGPAEPELTKEFGVVGYPTLKFFQNGNRTNPEEYVGPQKAEGIAEWLRRRVGPSATHLEDEEGVQALIDKWDVVAIGFFQDLQEEDVATFLALARDALDITFGLTDQSRLFQKFGLTKDTVVLFKKFDEGRADFPVDKDTGLDLADLSRFLITHSMHLVTEFNSQTSPKIFAAKILNHLLLFVNQTLAQHRELLTEFREAAPPFRGQVLFVMVDVAADNDHVLKYFGLKAEEAPTLRLINIETTKKYAPSGVAPITAASVAAFCQAVLHGEVKPYLMSQEIPPDWDQRPVKTLVGKNFEQVAFDETKSVFVKFYAPWCSHCKEMAPAWEALAEKYKDREDIVIAEFDATANELEAFSVHGYPTLKFFPAGPERKVIEYKSTRDLETFSKFLDSGGDLPEEPKEPAVSNPEIQANSTMGPKEEL; this is translated from the exons ATGGATGGTCGGCTCCTGCCAGTGTTGCTGCTCCTGCTGGGTGTCTCAGGCCCatggggacagggacaggaaCCTGAGGGCCCTTCAGAGGTGCTCCCTGAGGAGTCCACTGGGGAAGAAGTCCCCACGGATGATGGGATCTTGGTCCTGAGCCACAACACCCTGAGCCAGGCACTACAGGAGCATCCAGCCCTGATGGTGGAGTTTT ATGCCCCATGGTGTGGTCACTGCAAGGCACTAGCTCCTGAGTACAGCAAGGCAGCTGCCCTGCTGGCAGCTGAGTCAGCTCCTGTCACCTTGGCCAAGGTGGACGGGCCTGCAGAACCAGAGCTGACCAAGGAGTTTGGCGTGGTAGGGTACCCTACACTCAAGTTCTTCCAGAATGGAAACCGCACAAACCCTGAAGAATATGTAG GACCCCAGAAGGCTGAGGGCATTGCTGAGTGGCTGAGGCGGCGAGTAGGGCCCAGTGCCACACATCTGGAAGATGAGGAAGGTGTCCAGGCACTGATAGACAAATGGGATGTGGTGGCCATCGGCTTCTTTCAG GACTTACAGGAAGAGGATGTGGCCACCTTCCTGGCTTTGGCCAGAGATGCCCTGGACATAACTTTTGGCCTCACTGACCAGTCACGGCTCTTTCAGAAGTTTGGCCTCACCAAGGATACTGTGGTCCTTTTCAAGAAG TTTGACGAAGGTAGGGCCGACTTCCCAGTGGACAAGGACACTGGCCTGGACCTGGCGGACCTGTCTCGCTTCCTCATCACACACAGCATGCACCTGGTCACAGAGTTCAACAGCCAG ACATCACCAAAGATCTTTGCAGCCAAGATCCTCAACCATCTGCTGCTGTTTGTGAACCAGACACTAGCTCAGCACAGGGAGCTGCTGACAGAATTCAGAGAGGCAGCTCCCCCATTCCGGGGGCAG GTGTTGTTCGTGATGGTGGATGTGGCGGCTGACAACGACCATGTGCTAAAGTATTTTGGCCTCAAGGCGGAGGAAGCCCCAACCCTGCGCCTGATCAATATTGAGACCACCAAGAAGTATGCACCTTCAGGTGTGGCGCCCATCACTGCAGCTTCTGTAGCTGCCTTCTGCCAGGCAGTCCTCCATGGGGAAGTCAAG CCCTACCTGATGAGCCAGGAGATACCCCCTGACTGGGACCAGCGGCCAGTCAAGACTCTTGTGGGCAAGAATTTTGAGCAGGTGGCTTTTGATGAAACCAAGAGTGTGTTTGTCAAGTTCT ATGCCCCATGGTGCAGCCACTGCAAGGAGATGGCTCCAGCCTGGGAGGCACTGGCAGAGAAGTACAAAGATCGTGAGGACATTGTCATTGCTGAATTCGATGCTACGGCTAATGAGCTGGAGGCCTTCTCTGTGCATGGCTATCCTACCCTCAAGTTCTTCCCGGCAGGGCCAGAGCGGAAG gTCATAGAATACAAAAGCACCAGGGACCTAGAGACATTCTCCAAGTTCCTGGACAGTGGAGGTGACCTGCCCGAGGAGCCCAAGGAGCCTGCAGTCTCCAACCCA GAAATACAAGCCAATTCCACCATGGGGCCCAAGGAGGAGCTGTAG
- the Arhgdig gene encoding rho GDP-dissociation inhibitor 3, producing the protein MLGLDACELGAQLLELLRLALCARVLLADKEGEPVPTDEVLDETVPEYQAPGKKSMLAIWQLDPEDVSLVKYKQALLGPLPPVVDPSLPNVQVTRLTLLSDQAPGPLVMDLTGDLAALKNQVFVLKEGIEYKVKITFKVNKEIVSGLKCLHHTYRRGLRVDKAIFMVGSYGPRAQEYEFVTTVEEAPRGALARGLYVVRSLFTDDDRLDHLSWEWCLHVCQDWKD; encoded by the exons ATGCTGGGCCTGGACGCGTGCGAGCTGGGGGCGCAGCTGCTGGAACTGCTCCGGCTGGCGCTGTGCGCTCGAG TCCTCTTGGCTGACAAGGAGGGGGAGCCAGTCCCAACAGATGAGGTGCTGGACGAAACTGTACCAGAGTACCAGGCCCCTGGGAAGAAGAGCATGCTGGCAATCTGGCAGCTGGACCCTGAGGACGTGAGCCTGGTCAAGTACAAGCAGGCGCTGCTGGGGCCCCTGCCACCCGTTGTGG ACCCCAGCCTGCCCAACGTGCAGGTGACCAGGCTGACGCTGCTGTCTGATCAGGCTCCAGGGCCTCTAGTCATGGACCTTACAG GagacctggctgccctgaaaAACCAGGTGTTTGTCCTGAAGGAGGGCATTGAATACAAGGTGAAGATCACCTTCAAG GTCAACAAGGAGATTGTCAGTGGCCTCAAATGTCTGCATCACACCTATCGTCGGGGACTACGTG TGGACAAGGCCATCTTCATGGTGGGCAGCTATGGCCCCCGGGCCCAGGAGTATGAATTTGTGACGACAGTGGAGGAAGCACCAAGGGGCGCATTGGCACGTGGCCTCTACGTGGTCAGGTCCCTCTTCACTGACGATGACAGGCTTGACCACCTGTCCTGGGAGTGGTGCCTTCACGTCTGCCAGGACTGGAAGGACTGA